A portion of the Pseudoalteromonas galatheae genome contains these proteins:
- a CDS encoding GNAT family N-acetyltransferase, giving the protein MNIREFNENDYPRVLEIYSKSKLDELRFEKKAFKLLPLENDKKRLSALRESKIYVFVDGNILGFGAIFGSEIRALFVCPSARGNGVGRKILEFLLSQICGKANLFVAKTNEPAKELYKAYGFEVSDEFLTEYNGEPVYANEMVRTNGQY; this is encoded by the coding sequence ATGAATATTCGAGAGTTCAACGAGAACGATTACCCAAGAGTTTTGGAGATCTATTCAAAATCTAAGCTAGATGAGCTTCGTTTTGAGAAAAAAGCATTTAAGCTCTTGCCTCTAGAGAATGATAAAAAGAGATTGTCTGCGCTTAGGGAATCAAAGATATACGTTTTTGTTGATGGGAATATTCTTGGGTTTGGAGCAATATTTGGGTCAGAGATTAGGGCACTATTTGTTTGCCCTAGTGCCAGAGGAAACGGAGTCGGAAGAAAAATACTCGAATTCCTTTTGTCACAAATATGCGGCAAGGCGAACCTTTTTGTCGCCAAGACAAATGAGCCTGCAAAGGAGTTATACAAGGCATACGGATTCGAAGTGTCTGATGAATTTCTCACTGAATATAATGGCGAGCCTGTGTACGCTAATGAAATGGTTCGTACAAATGGGCAGTACTAG
- a CDS encoding methyl-accepting chemotaxis protein — protein sequence MGILKRFSIMQLTMISSISLLAFLLFLVGKNVLNNWREYNAAEQNINYVVLLDAIEKVAHHHAVERGLTAGFLGDPSSENKTKVSLQREIADQTISTLKSINNSQFLKDKNVQKWLPYIFEVETEKQKVRSEVDRKNGGNAFAYYSKLNQVSLDTAAKIQAYVSDRTLSSDLSIAFLIAQSKERLGQLRGKVNGVLAKKVMSNTLKDDIKYYRQQLEMSLHQLETALEGTGQSNIQTILSSSEAKAFNRILDTLESQGEIDFNRLPSSAEWFSAATSLIGKFKAKLDSVWEMTIEDSQKNKSDIAFDSILMFALFVVVLAFIALINLHLIHSLRSELSQLTSILKRVAEEGDLTLDMRLNTRDELGQISESIYNTIYAFKDLMVGLANSVQVGTRLGEKMHLAASNVNEDAQKTQGMASSIAVAIEEMATTSQEIAKLAQDTLDASDQLNIESQQLLADNQKNLDTMRTLSTNMNVVDEMAASMEKQVSEINTILDSIRSVAEQTNLLALNAAIEAARAGEHGRGFAVVADEVRGLANNSKQSSEQISTLLLSLSEISQSVVKSIRENTLLTQNTMNEVEETRKVSLRVNEHSTHVEKLTTSVATAASEQSEVAADISQNTAAVLEAANHELDTSKALNELFKDMKLNSDTLQRTMDIFKIDKS from the coding sequence ATGGGTATTTTGAAAAGATTCTCAATTATGCAGCTAACGATGATAAGCTCTATATCGCTGCTGGCATTTTTACTATTTTTAGTGGGCAAAAACGTTTTGAATAATTGGAGAGAGTACAACGCCGCTGAACAAAATATCAATTACGTCGTTTTACTCGACGCCATAGAAAAAGTGGCGCACCACCACGCGGTAGAACGTGGTTTAACAGCTGGTTTCCTTGGTGATCCAAGTAGCGAAAATAAAACGAAAGTAAGCCTGCAACGCGAAATTGCTGATCAAACGATATCCACGTTAAAGTCAATTAACAATTCGCAGTTTCTAAAAGATAAAAACGTGCAAAAATGGTTACCGTATATTTTTGAAGTGGAGACCGAAAAGCAAAAGGTAAGGAGTGAAGTAGACAGGAAAAACGGCGGTAATGCCTTTGCTTACTACAGCAAACTCAATCAGGTTTCTTTGGATACGGCGGCAAAGATTCAGGCCTATGTATCAGATCGAACCTTATCTTCTGATCTTTCTATTGCTTTTCTTATCGCCCAAAGCAAAGAGCGCCTTGGTCAGCTCCGGGGCAAGGTCAATGGTGTGCTTGCGAAAAAAGTAATGTCAAACACCCTCAAAGACGATATAAAATACTATCGCCAACAGCTAGAGATGTCATTGCATCAACTGGAGACCGCCCTAGAAGGTACAGGCCAAAGCAATATACAAACTATTTTATCTTCAAGCGAGGCAAAAGCGTTTAATCGAATACTTGATACTCTTGAAAGCCAAGGAGAAATTGACTTTAACCGCTTACCTTCAAGTGCCGAGTGGTTCTCTGCAGCGACGAGTTTAATCGGTAAGTTCAAGGCCAAGCTCGATTCCGTTTGGGAAATGACAATTGAAGACAGTCAAAAGAACAAATCAGATATAGCATTTGATAGCATACTTATGTTTGCGCTTTTTGTCGTAGTACTCGCCTTTATCGCGCTGATCAACCTTCACCTTATTCACTCACTACGCTCAGAACTTTCACAATTAACGAGCATATTAAAACGCGTAGCGGAAGAGGGCGATTTGACTTTAGATATGCGCCTAAACACTCGCGACGAGCTTGGGCAAATCTCTGAATCAATTTACAATACGATTTATGCTTTTAAAGATTTAATGGTTGGCCTGGCAAATTCGGTACAGGTAGGTACAAGGCTTGGCGAAAAAATGCATTTAGCAGCCTCTAATGTCAATGAGGATGCACAAAAAACCCAAGGGATGGCATCTTCTATTGCCGTTGCAATAGAAGAAATGGCCACAACAAGCCAAGAAATCGCAAAACTTGCGCAAGACACACTGGATGCCAGCGACCAACTTAATATCGAATCACAGCAATTACTTGCAGACAATCAAAAGAACTTAGATACCATGAGAACACTTTCGACGAATATGAACGTCGTCGACGAGATGGCCGCCAGTATGGAAAAGCAGGTGTCTGAGATAAATACCATCTTGGATTCAATTCGCAGTGTCGCTGAGCAAACGAACCTGCTAGCACTCAATGCCGCAATAGAAGCAGCCCGGGCCGGCGAGCATGGCCGCGGCTTTGCAGTTGTGGCCGATGAAGTCCGAGGACTTGCAAACAACAGTAAACAATCTTCAGAGCAAATTTCCACACTACTACTTAGCTTGTCAGAAATAAGCCAAAGCGTTGTTAAATCAATCAGAGAAAACACACTGCTCACACAAAATACCATGAACGAAGTAGAAGAAACGCGTAAAGTCTCGCTCAGAGTAAACGAACACAGTACACATGTAGAAAAACTAACAACCTCGGTTGCTACGGCAGCCAGCGAACAATCAGAAGTCGCCGCCGATATCTCACAAAATACCGCTGCCGTATTAGAAGCCGCAAACCATGAATTAGATACATCGAAAGCGTTAAATGAATTGTTTAAAGATATGAAACTAAACAGCGATACGCTACAACGCACAATGGATATATTTAAAATTGATAAGAGCTAG
- the asd gene encoding aspartate-semialdehyde dehydrogenase, with protein MKKVGLVGWRGMVGSVLMERMQQENDFEVIDPHFFTTSQAGQLGPVVKGGGEPKPLQDASDIQSLSEMDIIISCQGGDYTKSVYPSLREQGWEGYWIDAASALRMEKDSIIVLDPVNNDVIQQGLEQGVKTFVGGNCTVSLMLLALGGLFEQDLIEWVSPMTYQAASGAGARNMRELITQMGEIHNSVKAQLDDPSSAILEIDKLVAEKIKDESLPQDQFGVPLAGSLIPWIDVPMPSGQSKEEWKAQVEANKILGSSKQPIPIDGLCVRIGAMRCHSQALTIKLRENRSVEEIEAILAAHNEWVRVIPNERDITAKELTPVNVTGTLSIPVGRIRKLTMGEKYISAFTVGDQLLWGAAEPLRRMLRIITG; from the coding sequence ATGAAAAAAGTAGGACTCGTCGGCTGGCGTGGAATGGTTGGCTCCGTGCTAATGGAGCGTATGCAGCAAGAAAATGACTTTGAGGTCATTGATCCACACTTCTTTACTACCTCACAAGCAGGTCAACTTGGCCCCGTTGTTAAAGGTGGTGGTGAGCCAAAGCCGCTTCAAGACGCAAGCGACATTCAATCGCTTAGCGAAATGGATATTATCATCTCCTGCCAAGGCGGAGATTATACCAAATCTGTATATCCTTCATTGCGTGAACAGGGCTGGGAAGGCTATTGGATAGATGCTGCCTCTGCACTAAGAATGGAAAAAGACAGTATTATTGTGCTTGATCCTGTCAATAACGATGTCATTCAACAAGGTCTTGAACAAGGCGTAAAAACCTTTGTCGGTGGTAACTGCACGGTTTCTCTTATGCTACTTGCGCTTGGTGGTTTATTCGAGCAAGACTTAATAGAGTGGGTGAGCCCAATGACCTATCAAGCGGCATCAGGTGCAGGCGCAAGAAATATGCGTGAACTCATCACTCAAATGGGTGAGATCCACAACTCTGTTAAAGCACAACTAGACGACCCAAGTTCGGCCATCTTAGAAATTGATAAGCTTGTGGCAGAAAAAATCAAAGATGAATCTTTACCACAAGATCAATTTGGTGTGCCCTTGGCTGGCAGCTTAATTCCATGGATTGACGTTCCAATGCCATCTGGTCAAAGTAAAGAAGAGTGGAAAGCACAAGTAGAAGCAAACAAAATCCTTGGCTCATCAAAGCAACCCATTCCTATCGACGGATTGTGTGTAAGAATTGGCGCCATGCGCTGTCATTCACAAGCGCTCACCATCAAGTTACGTGAAAATCGAAGTGTCGAAGAAATAGAAGCAATTCTAGCAGCACATAATGAATGGGTGCGCGTTATTCCAAATGAGCGTGATATTACTGCAAAAGAACTAACTCCAGTTAATGTTACTGGCACACTGAGTATTCCTGTCGGCAGAATAAGAAAGCTCACTATGGGTGAAAAATATATCAGTGCATTTACCGTTGGTGACCAACTTTTATGGGGGGCTGCAGAGCCACTTCGTAGAATGTTGAGGATCATTACAGGTTAA